From one Haloferax marinisediminis genomic stretch:
- a CDS encoding GNAT family N-acetyltransferase — MFVRTARETDVSDIAHICTNGWRDAMGGATAVGETEALVERQFDETHLSRELRQAGGDHGWVVAVEDDEVVAAGGGRLTDSAAGEVFSLHTHPETHRVEAGAAVLRTLTAQQVIGGAREQWASCLDGDEEMLSFYREQGFEVVSSASSDGSPASLRLVRRI; from the coding sequence ATGTTCGTCCGGACTGCGAGAGAGACCGACGTATCTGACATCGCACACATCTGCACCAACGGATGGCGCGACGCGATGGGTGGCGCCACCGCAGTGGGCGAAACGGAGGCACTCGTCGAGAGACAGTTCGACGAGACGCACCTCAGTCGAGAGCTTCGACAGGCAGGCGGTGACCACGGCTGGGTCGTCGCCGTCGAAGATGACGAAGTCGTCGCGGCTGGCGGTGGCAGGCTCACGGACAGTGCGGCCGGAGAGGTGTTCTCGCTCCACACGCATCCCGAGACGCACCGAGTGGAGGCCGGGGCTGCGGTGCTCAGGACGCTCACCGCACAACAGGTTATCGGGGGAGCACGCGAGCAGTGGGCGTCGTGCCTAGACGGCGACGAGGAGATGCTCTCGTTCTATCGAGAACAGGGGTTCGAAGTCGTGTCATCGGCCAGTTCAGATGGCTCTCCTGCGTCGCTTCGGTTGGTCAGGCGCATCTAA
- a CDS encoding helix-turn-helix domain-containing protein, whose product MAVIAELTINSEDFDLGRVTSLAGGMHIELERVVPTGGDVMPFFWAKGSNFKRFEHAVRENRIVEELQAVAKVGDRVLYHVYWGDTVSSLTTILTESEATILEAHGNTPWTFRLRFNDHAGLTEFHNLCQEQNIDFHVERIYTLVEEETGVYTFDITPQQQEALVVAVSEGYFEVPRRTTLKEISNQLGISPQAASERIRRGADTVLRKVLLSRSAADLD is encoded by the coding sequence ATGGCCGTAATTGCTGAGTTGACTATAAATTCTGAGGACTTCGACCTCGGTCGGGTCACCTCTCTCGCAGGTGGCATGCACATCGAACTGGAGCGTGTCGTCCCGACCGGGGGTGACGTCATGCCGTTCTTCTGGGCGAAAGGGAGCAACTTCAAGCGGTTCGAACATGCAGTCCGTGAGAACCGTATCGTCGAGGAACTTCAGGCCGTCGCCAAGGTCGGAGACCGCGTGCTCTACCACGTCTACTGGGGAGACACTGTCTCGAGTCTGACCACGATTCTCACCGAGAGTGAAGCGACGATTCTCGAAGCACACGGAAACACGCCGTGGACGTTCCGACTTCGCTTCAACGACCACGCCGGGCTCACCGAGTTCCACAACCTCTGTCAGGAGCAGAATATCGACTTCCACGTCGAGCGCATCTACACCCTCGTAGAGGAAGAGACGGGCGTCTACACGTTCGACATCACGCCCCAACAACAGGAGGCACTCGTCGTGGCGGTTTCCGAGGGATACTTCGAAGTCCCGCGGCGAACCACGCTGAAAGAGATTTCGAACCAACTCGGAATCAGTCCGCAGGCGGCGTCCGAACGAATTCGACGTGGTGCGGACACTGTTCTCCGGAAAGTGCTGTTATCTCGGTCTGCGGCCGACCTGGACTGA
- a CDS encoding DUF7344 domain-containing protein, with protein sequence MAVTHSPRLDDAFDALRNIHRRRLLMDLSEGPVGRLGRATQVVADGGDADHEKLEVELFHLHLPKLDGSGFIMWDRESGSIARGPRFDEIEPMLHLLNQNSSKLPDAWV encoded by the coding sequence ATGGCGGTGACTCATTCCCCTCGTCTAGATGATGCGTTCGACGCCCTCAGAAACATCCATCGGCGACGGTTGCTGATGGACCTCAGTGAGGGCCCGGTCGGACGCCTTGGACGGGCAACTCAGGTCGTTGCCGATGGTGGTGATGCCGATCACGAGAAGTTGGAGGTGGAACTGTTCCACCTTCATCTCCCGAAGCTTGATGGGTCCGGGTTCATCATGTGGGACCGCGAGAGCGGTTCTATCGCACGGGGCCCGCGGTTCGACGAAATCGAACCGATGCTCCACCTGTTGAACCAGAACTCCAGCAAGCTGCCCGACGCATGGGTGTGA
- the engB gene encoding GTP-binding protein EngB has protein sequence MFEDRPNRDEIVLVGRSNVGKSTLMRELTGHSKFTTGKKPGVTRKPNHFDWTSEKFMFTDLPGFGFMSGVDADTREAIKTDIVRYLEENADNILAAVLVVDGKSVVDIIDRHTTDDSIPHDVEMFYFLDELDIPTVVAVNKMDKVGDRDERLNDLCDRLGLFPPWKQWRNVIAPITAKRGDITNLEEALRKHLHEQGRDDLFKFV, from the coding sequence ATGTTCGAAGACCGACCGAATCGCGACGAAATCGTTCTCGTCGGCCGGTCGAACGTCGGTAAGTCGACCCTGATGCGAGAGCTGACGGGTCACAGCAAGTTCACGACGGGAAAGAAGCCCGGAGTTACCCGTAAACCGAACCACTTCGACTGGACGTCGGAGAAGTTCATGTTCACCGACCTCCCCGGATTCGGATTCATGTCCGGTGTCGACGCCGACACCCGTGAGGCGATCAAGACCGACATCGTCCGCTACCTCGAAGAAAACGCCGACAACATCCTCGCAGCGGTGCTCGTCGTCGATGGCAAGAGCGTCGTCGACATCATCGACCGCCACACGACAGACGACTCCATTCCGCACGACGTAGAGATGTTCTACTTCCTCGACGAACTCGATATTCCGACCGTCGTCGCAGTGAACAAGATGGACAAAGTCGGCGACCGAGACGAACGCCTGAACGACCTCTGTGACCGTCTCGGACTGTTCCCGCCGTGGAAGCAGTGGCGGAACGTCATCGCACCGATTACCGCCAAGCGCGGCGACATCACGAACCTCGAAGAAGCGCTCCGAAAACACCTCCACGAGCAAGGTCGCGACGACCTGTTCAAGTTCGTCTGA
- the ddh gene encoding D-2-hydroxyacid dehydrogenase, with protein sequence MHLERLALDPSVGLAMPPQRLVDALSDVGVPVELVDEDEQFGPGDAVVSFGHRDSFLDADWVHCIRAGYDEFPVGVYDEAGTYLTNSTGIHGTTVGETVIGYLLVLARRLHVYRDAQHDHEWTRPRYHEPFTLKDERICVVGLGTLGRGVADRAAALGMDVVGVRRSGEPVDNVSQVFTPDRLHEAIEDARFVVLATPLTEETEGMIAAPELETMRDDAFLVNVARGPVVDEDDLIAALEDETIAGAAIDAFTEEPLPEDSPLWDFEEVVLTPHVSAATGKYHEDIAQLVGENVEHIAAGEELINRVV encoded by the coding sequence ATGCACCTCGAACGCCTCGCACTCGACCCATCGGTCGGCCTCGCGATGCCACCACAGCGACTCGTCGACGCACTCTCCGACGTCGGCGTTCCGGTCGAACTCGTCGACGAAGACGAACAGTTCGGTCCCGGCGACGCCGTCGTCTCGTTCGGCCACCGAGACAGTTTCCTCGACGCAGATTGGGTTCACTGTATCCGGGCTGGATACGACGAGTTCCCCGTCGGCGTCTACGACGAAGCGGGAACCTACCTCACCAACAGCACCGGTATCCACGGGACGACAGTCGGTGAGACGGTTATTGGGTATCTCCTCGTGCTCGCCCGTCGACTCCACGTGTACCGTGACGCGCAACACGACCACGAGTGGACACGACCACGGTACCACGAACCGTTCACGCTGAAAGACGAGCGCATCTGCGTCGTCGGACTCGGAACACTGGGACGCGGCGTTGCGGACCGTGCCGCCGCCCTCGGCATGGACGTCGTCGGTGTTCGTCGGTCTGGAGAGCCCGTCGACAACGTCTCGCAGGTCTTCACGCCCGACCGTCTCCACGAGGCAATCGAAGACGCCCGGTTCGTCGTCCTCGCGACGCCGTTGACGGAAGAGACAGAAGGGATGATTGCGGCACCTGAACTGGAGACGATGCGCGACGACGCGTTCCTCGTGAACGTCGCTCGCGGCCCCGTCGTCGACGAAGACGACCTCATCGCGGCGCTAGAAGACGAGACGATTGCTGGTGCCGCAATCGACGCGTTCACCGAAGAGCCGCTGCCCGAAGACTCACCACTGTGGGACTTCGAAGAAGTCGTGCTCACGCCACACGTCAGCGCCGCGACCGGGAAGTATCACGAGGATATCGCACAGTTAGTCGGGGAGAACGTCGAACACATCGCAGCAGGCGAAGAACTCATCAACCGCGTGGTGTAA
- a CDS encoding DUF3179 domain-containing (seleno)protein, with product MNRRAFLGLLTGATAGLAGCTEGNIHPPIAGFPAPENPDPTVIHGFPGTVCGDPPNPFIGIEAVLEPAVGPDWGGLAVAEKYRFGYEVGPGLSEDAYVVGIERNGVARAYPLSILWWHEVVNDTLGGDPVLVTYCPICQSGMVAERRVGGVEALFQVSGHLWQPPAIYGFASVEAGRTFGASASSGDADVRNSGNLVLYDEATGSYWSQLLAKAICGTQSGEKLRILPSTVATWGEWRAAYPETDALLPPPWSKTA from the coding sequence ATGAATCGACGGGCATTCCTCGGACTCCTCACCGGAGCGACGGCTGGTCTCGCGGGGTGCACCGAGGGGAACATTCACCCACCGATTGCGGGCTTTCCCGCCCCAGAAAACCCGGACCCGACGGTGATTCATGGCTTCCCCGGAACCGTCTGTGGCGACCCGCCGAACCCGTTCATCGGCATCGAGGCGGTACTCGAACCGGCGGTCGGTCCCGACTGGGGAGGACTGGCCGTCGCAGAGAAGTATCGCTTCGGCTACGAGGTGGGTCCGGGCCTCTCCGAGGACGCCTACGTCGTCGGCATCGAGCGCAACGGTGTGGCCCGGGCGTATCCGCTTTCTATCCTCTGGTGGCACGAGGTGGTCAACGACACCCTCGGCGGTGACCCCGTACTCGTGACCTACTGTCCCATCTGCCAGTCGGGAATGGTCGCAGAGCGCCGTGTCGGGGGTGTCGAAGCGCTGTTTCAGGTCTCTGGACATCTCTGGCAGCCCCCTGCTATTTATGGGTTCGCGAGTGTCGAAGCCGGTCGGACGTTCGGCGCGTCGGCGTCGTCGGGTGACGCAGACGTTCGAAATTCGGGGAATCTCGTGCTCTACGACGAGGCCACAGGAAGCTACTGGAGCCAGTTGCTCGCGAAGGCAATCTGTGGGACCCAGTCGGGTGAGAAGTTGCGCATCCTCCCGTCGACAGTGGCGACGTGGGGCGAGTGGCGGGCGGCGTATCCCGAGACCGATGCCTTACTTCCGCCGCCGTGGTCGAAGACGGCGTAG
- a CDS encoding cupredoxin domain-containing protein — translation MFDTELHRRQFLILTGATTVTGLAGCTTAPPTAGGDSSGDESTTTSETAEETEHHEETEHHDDTDHHEETTHHEETEHHDDTEHHDDESDEYADGEHDEVLDGPVDSVSVSMVSTDRGHHFEPHVVWVNEGGTVRWTNVSGFHSTTSYSPANDRPQLVPDGAASWDSGVFTEGGETFEQTFDLEGVYHYYCIPHELLGMIGSVIVGRPDPLEQPALADPPEELSDRVRQTLLQRNQMVEAALSQGT, via the coding sequence ATGTTCGATACTGAACTTCACCGCCGCCAGTTCCTCATTCTTACGGGAGCGACGACGGTAACAGGACTTGCAGGGTGTACGACAGCACCCCCAACCGCGGGTGGGGATAGTAGTGGTGACGAGTCGACAACCACGAGTGAAACAGCGGAGGAGACGGAGCACCACGAGGAAACTGAACACCACGACGACACAGACCACCACGAGGAAACAACCCATCACGAAGAAACTGAGCACCACGACGATACAGAACACCACGACGACGAGAGTGACGAGTACGCCGACGGAGAACACGATGAAGTACTCGACGGCCCAGTCGACAGTGTATCCGTGTCGATGGTGTCGACAGACCGGGGGCATCACTTCGAGCCCCACGTCGTCTGGGTCAACGAAGGTGGAACGGTCCGATGGACCAACGTTAGCGGATTCCACTCGACGACGTCGTACTCACCAGCGAACGACAGGCCACAACTCGTCCCCGATGGTGCTGCGTCGTGGGACAGCGGCGTCTTCACCGAGGGCGGTGAGACGTTCGAACAGACGTTCGACCTCGAAGGCGTCTACCACTACTACTGTATTCCGCACGAACTGCTGGGGATGATCGGGAGCGTTATCGTCGGCCGACCTGACCCCCTCGAACAACCCGCTCTTGCAGACCCGCCAGAAGAGTTGTCTGACCGTGTCCGCCAGACGCTTCTGCAACGCAACCAGATGGTCGAAGCGGCACTGAGCCAGGGAACGTAA
- a CDS encoding helix-turn-helix transcriptional regulator: protein MNRQRADVVVGLIATTTLVFGVFFGWQADQQNRAVGEMMGPMMGGSMSSVHGTNPLWFVVGGVLASAAIGGLYLVFRSGLTSTGEAVQNTPTEATSSEETEDTTGSEPAESKTTVGGANRPRLLDVLPEDERRVLEPVFTSPGITQIELRDRSNFSKSKVSQTVSELEKRGLLYRERQGRTYRIYPSDDLEQNQTQ, encoded by the coding sequence ATGAATCGGCAGCGTGCTGATGTCGTCGTTGGCCTCATCGCCACGACGACCCTCGTCTTCGGCGTCTTCTTTGGCTGGCAGGCGGACCAGCAAAATCGCGCGGTAGGTGAGATGATGGGGCCGATGATGGGCGGTTCGATGTCTTCAGTCCACGGCACCAACCCGCTGTGGTTCGTCGTCGGGGGAGTCCTCGCTTCGGCCGCGATTGGTGGACTCTATCTCGTCTTCCGAAGCGGGCTCACGTCGACCGGAGAGGCGGTCCAGAACACACCCACCGAAGCCACGTCATCCGAGGAGACAGAGGATACAACGGGTAGTGAGCCGGCTGAATCGAAGACCACCGTGGGTGGGGCGAATCGTCCACGACTGCTCGATGTCCTCCCCGAAGACGAACGTCGCGTCCTCGAACCGGTGTTCACGTCGCCGGGAATCACGCAGATAGAGCTCCGCGACCGGTCGAACTTCTCGAAGAGTAAAGTGAGCCAGACGGTGAGTGAACTCGAAAAGCGCGGACTGCTGTACCGCGAGCGTCAGGGTCGGACGTACCGAATCTACCCGAGCGACGACCTCGAACAGAACCAGACACAGTGA
- a CDS encoding NUDIX domain-containing protein, producing the protein MTHVVTAFLRHGGRVLLTRRSEDAGTYAGRWAGVSGYIEGDPQDAEADARRELHEEVGVEDATLACVGHPMTITDDDREWTVHPFMFDVSDPAVVPNEELAEVEWVHPAVINERETVPELWATYHRVAPTVKTVREDETHGSAWISLRALEVLRDAATDADSWDVLVSFGRRLRDARPSMSAVANRVNRVMADTDEAPETVRRRAEATIDAAVAADGRAAAESAQLLRTREYDRVATVSRSGTVVAALEDARPAVVVAESRPGAEGLSVAEELASDGLDVTLTTDAALPGLVAAGDIDAVLVGADSVLASGAVVNKVGSFPVALAAARADVPVFAVCARDKIRGDDEFVGEDGGPLYDGEEPVATENPVFEVISPDLVAGVVTEGGVLDATDVATVAAEHAALAAWDDAEGGS; encoded by the coding sequence ATGACTCATGTCGTTACCGCGTTTCTCCGCCACGGCGGGCGAGTCCTCCTCACGCGCCGGAGCGAGGATGCCGGGACGTACGCCGGGCGGTGGGCCGGGGTGTCCGGATACATCGAAGGAGACCCGCAGGATGCCGAAGCGGACGCCCGTCGGGAACTCCACGAAGAAGTCGGCGTCGAGGACGCGACACTCGCCTGTGTTGGCCATCCGATGACCATCACTGACGACGACCGCGAGTGGACGGTCCACCCGTTCATGTTCGACGTGAGCGACCCAGCGGTAGTCCCGAACGAAGAACTCGCCGAGGTGGAGTGGGTTCACCCGGCCGTCATCAACGAACGCGAGACGGTACCCGAGTTGTGGGCGACGTATCACCGTGTCGCACCGACGGTCAAAACCGTCCGCGAAGACGAGACACACGGGTCGGCGTGGATATCGCTCCGGGCGCTCGAAGTGCTGCGCGATGCCGCTACAGATGCGGATTCGTGGGACGTGCTCGTCTCGTTCGGGCGTCGACTCCGCGACGCACGACCAAGCATGAGCGCCGTCGCCAACCGGGTGAACCGGGTGATGGCGGACACGGACGAGGCTCCGGAAACGGTGCGCCGACGTGCCGAAGCGACAATCGACGCCGCAGTCGCCGCAGACGGGAGGGCCGCCGCAGAGTCAGCACAGCTCCTCCGAACCCGTGAGTACGACCGTGTCGCAACTGTTTCTCGCTCTGGCACTGTCGTGGCGGCCCTCGAAGACGCGCGCCCGGCTGTCGTCGTCGCTGAGTCGCGTCCGGGTGCAGAAGGACTCTCTGTCGCCGAGGAACTCGCGAGCGACGGCCTCGACGTGACGCTGACGACCGATGCAGCACTTCCTGGCCTCGTCGCTGCCGGCGACATCGACGCCGTCCTCGTCGGTGCCGATTCTGTCCTCGCGTCTGGCGCAGTCGTCAACAAAGTCGGCAGTTTTCCCGTCGCACTCGCCGCGGCCCGCGCTGACGTGCCCGTGTTTGCGGTCTGCGCTCGCGACAAGATACGCGGCGACGACGAGTTCGTCGGCGAAGACGGTGGCCCACTGTACGACGGCGAGGAACCGGTGGCGACAGAGAACCCTGTCTTCGAAGTTATCTCTCCTGACCTCGTCGCCGGTGTCGTCACCGAAGGCGGTGTCCTCGATGCCACCGACGTGGCGACGGTTGCGGCCGAACACGCCGCACTCGCAGCGTGGGACGACGCTGAGGGGGGTTCGTGA
- a CDS encoding metallophosphoesterase family protein yields the protein MRLAILSDTHVPGRAEAIPTWIEDQVREADIVIHAGDFDTLETLEHLRDISNEFVGVCGNIDPPEINLPFVDIIEVDGLTFVVTHGTGTRTGYCSRVADLVRDAAGTDAVGVAGHIHEVIDEETDDGIRVLNPGTATAANPEDEATMMVATVENGDLSVEVLRGN from the coding sequence ATGCGACTCGCTATACTGAGCGATACGCACGTTCCAGGCCGTGCTGAGGCCATCCCGACGTGGATCGAAGACCAGGTTCGTGAGGCAGACATCGTGATTCACGCAGGTGACTTCGACACGCTGGAGACGCTCGAACACCTCCGTGACATCTCCAACGAGTTCGTCGGGGTCTGTGGAAACATCGACCCGCCGGAAATCAACCTCCCGTTCGTCGATATCATCGAAGTAGACGGACTCACGTTCGTCGTCACCCACGGCACGGGGACGAGAACTGGGTACTGTTCGCGCGTCGCTGACCTCGTCAGAGACGCCGCCGGAACCGACGCAGTCGGCGTCGCCGGACACATCCACGAAGTCATCGACGAGGAAACCGACGACGGCATCCGCGTGTTGAATCCCGGAACGGCGACGGCCGCCAACCCCGAAGACGAGGCGACGATGATGGTCGCAACCGTCGAAAACGGCGACTTGTCGGTCGAAGTCCTCCGGGGCAACTGA
- a CDS encoding coenzyme F420-0:L-glutamate ligase has protein sequence MELFPVPDVPEIREGDDLAALVSERVDLRPDDVVCVASTVVSKAEGRFADLDDFPAGPRAREIAARLSELTGEEKDPRFAQAVLEESVDLVMDEPFLLTETRFGHVGVNAGIDRSNVPDHDLLLLPKRPSESAERIRAGIDADRVVVTDTCGRPFRHGQRGVAIGWAGMAPSRDWRGEADRDGRELGVTVESVVDELAAAANLVQGEGADGTPVVVVRDFEWGDHGESDAHFRDIDSDFVRQALRKWTYDP, from the coding sequence ATGGAGCTGTTTCCCGTCCCCGACGTCCCCGAGATTCGCGAGGGCGACGACCTCGCAGCACTCGTCTCGGAGCGCGTCGACCTTCGCCCAGACGACGTCGTCTGTGTCGCGTCCACGGTCGTCTCGAAGGCCGAAGGGCGGTTCGCCGACCTCGACGACTTCCCCGCCGGGCCGCGGGCCCGCGAAATCGCCGCCCGCCTCTCGGAGCTGACTGGCGAGGAGAAAGACCCGCGGTTCGCACAGGCGGTCCTCGAAGAGAGCGTGGACCTCGTGATGGACGAACCGTTTCTCCTCACGGAGACGCGGTTCGGCCACGTCGGCGTCAACGCCGGTATCGACCGGTCGAACGTCCCCGACCACGACTTACTGTTGCTCCCGAAGCGCCCCAGTGAGTCGGCCGAACGCATCCGCGCCGGCATCGACGCCGACCGCGTCGTCGTCACTGACACCTGCGGGCGACCGTTCAGACACGGCCAGCGCGGCGTCGCGATTGGCTGGGCTGGGATGGCCCCGTCACGCGACTGGCGCGGTGAGGCTGACCGCGACGGCCGCGAACTCGGCGTCACCGTCGAGAGCGTCGTCGACGAACTCGCCGCCGCGGCCAACCTCGTGCAGGGAGAAGGGGCGGACGGGACGCCAGTCGTCGTCGTCCGTGACTTCGAGTGGGGCGACCACGGCGAGAGTGACGCTCACTTCCGCGACATCGACAGCGACTTCGTTCGGCAGGCGCTCCGCAAGTGGACGTACGACCCCTGA
- a CDS encoding 5,10-methylenetetrahydromethanopterin reductase has product MLGLELTPEHPVDRLVELGTQAEREGYDSLFVSCHYNNRDPFAVLARLAAETEDIRLGPGVANPYEMHPVTLAGKVATVAEASGGRGLLGIGPGDPSTLRNLGLDDQRGLRSVLEAFKVAQDLWDGERVTHDGTFEANDAGLNFDVPGDVPVYVGGEGPHMCRMAGKHADGLLFNGSHPDDLAWAREQVDMGREDRPDERGDFTLAAYASVSISEDAEAAREAARPPVAFITAGAAPPVLQRHGIDTDLASDIGEKISAGAFSEAFDLVTPEMIDAFSMAGTPDDVTERMAAVLEHADGIVVGSPIGPDLEEAITLAATAHRESQA; this is encoded by the coding sequence ATGCTCGGACTCGAACTCACCCCGGAACATCCGGTCGATAGACTCGTCGAACTGGGCACGCAGGCCGAACGCGAGGGCTACGACTCGCTGTTCGTCTCGTGTCACTACAACAACCGCGACCCCTTCGCGGTCCTCGCGCGACTCGCCGCCGAGACGGAGGATATCCGCCTCGGCCCCGGTGTCGCCAACCCCTACGAGATGCACCCGGTCACGCTCGCCGGAAAGGTCGCCACCGTCGCAGAGGCCTCCGGTGGTCGCGGCCTGCTCGGCATCGGCCCCGGCGACCCGTCGACTCTGCGCAACCTCGGTCTCGACGACCAGCGTGGCCTTCGCTCGGTCTTGGAGGCGTTCAAAGTCGCACAGGACCTCTGGGACGGTGAGCGCGTCACCCACGACGGCACCTTCGAAGCGAACGATGCCGGCCTCAACTTCGACGTCCCCGGTGACGTCCCGGTGTACGTCGGTGGCGAAGGCCCCCACATGTGCCGGATGGCGGGCAAACACGCAGACGGCTTGCTGTTCAACGGGTCCCACCCCGACGACCTCGCGTGGGCGCGTGAACAGGTCGATATGGGCCGCGAGGACCGCCCCGACGAACGCGGTGACTTCACGCTCGCTGCCTACGCGAGTGTCTCCATCTCGGAAGACGCCGAGGCAGCCCGCGAGGCTGCTCGGCCGCCCGTCGCGTTCATCACGGCAGGTGCGGCCCCGCCGGTCCTTCAGCGACACGGTATCGACACCGACCTCGCGAGCGACATCGGCGAGAAAATCTCGGCGGGCGCGTTCTCCGAAGCGTTCGACCTCGTCACGCCCGAAATGATAGACGCTTTCTCGATGGCCGGAACGCCTGACGACGTGACCGAGCGGATGGCCGCGGTGCTCGAACACGCAGACGGCATCGTGGTCGGGTCACCAATCGGCCCCGACCTCGAAGAAGCGATTACTCTCGCTGCGACGGCTCACCGCGAGAGCCAGGCGTAA
- a CDS encoding DUF7573 domain-containing protein, with product MPNRSLDDFASGPADDEEFEDEGVDAETAGETTAEGAKEKGPEPDVDTLATYRWTPTGTTCPQCGDTVEKTWLDGDEYVCSACKDW from the coding sequence ATGCCGAACCGTTCGCTCGACGATTTCGCCAGCGGTCCTGCCGACGACGAGGAGTTCGAAGACGAAGGAGTGGACGCCGAGACGGCGGGCGAGACGACAGCGGAGGGGGCGAAAGAGAAGGGGCCGGAACCGGACGTGGACACGCTCGCGACCTACCGCTGGACGCCGACCGGAACGACCTGCCCGCAGTGCGGCGACACGGTCGAAAAGACGTGGCTCGATGGGGACGAGTACGTCTGTTCTGCGTGCAAAGACTGGTGA
- a CDS encoding zinc-ribbon domain-containing protein — translation MSPVSVLQAIQTNSLLLVVVAVPILALLWYTYQFTFYRSLATDGESGLHESKTNCPNCGARVSQSADRCEYCGHAVVERP, via the coding sequence ATGTCTCCGGTGAGTGTTCTCCAAGCAATCCAGACGAACTCTCTTCTCCTCGTCGTCGTCGCGGTTCCGATACTGGCGTTGCTGTGGTACACCTACCAGTTCACGTTCTATCGTAGCCTCGCGACTGATGGCGAATCCGGGCTTCACGAGTCGAAGACGAACTGTCCGAACTGTGGTGCTCGGGTCTCACAGTCTGCCGACAGGTGCGAGTACTGCGGTCATGCCGTCGTCGAACGCCCCTAG